The Mycoplasmopsis columbinasalis genomic interval ATCTGTATATTTTGCAAAAAGTTTTTTTATTAAAATCTAACAAAACATTACCACTTATTTATAATAAAAAATCATCAATCAAATGGTCTGAGAAACAGCAGAAAGCTTATTTAGAAGCTTTGCAAAGCGGGTTTTACATTATTTCTGGTTTTCCAGGAACAGGCAAATCATATTTAATTGAACACATTTACAAGAGTTTTATCGAATCAAATGTTTATAAAAAAGATTCGGTGGCAATTCTAGCCCCAACAGGAAAAGCAACTGCGAATATAAGAACAAAAACAAAAGTGACAGCACAAACGATTCATAGTTACTTCAAAATTGACCACGAATTTGCCAAAAACTTTGATTCCATACCTGAGTCTGATAAAACAAGAGTTTTAATTATTGATGAGTTTTCAATGGTGAATGTTGATTTGTTCTATACTATTTTGTTGAAGTGTCCTAACTTAGAACGTTTAATTTTGGTTGGTGATAGTAATCAGCTTCCTTGCATTGGACCAGGTAATTTGCTGGAAGAATTTATGGAAGCAAAAGACATTGACAAAATCTACTTAACAGAAATTTTTCGTACGGAATTCAAGGATATAAGCGATAACTTTGTAGCTGTGCAAGGAAAAAATTACCCAATTATGCAATCTGAACATATATTTTTTCACGAAACAAATCTAGCTACTTTTTATGAAAATTTCCCATTAATGTATGAAAAGTTAAGAGAAATTTACGAGATTGATGATATTGCGATTTTAATTCCTACTAATGAAATCATTAATCAAACAAACAAAATCATTCAACAGTACCGTTTAGAAAAGCACGAAACACAAGATATTGGTATTGCTAAAATTCACAAAAACGAGAAATTGTATATAGGCGACAAAATTATTTGTGTGATTAACAAACCATCAGAAAATATAGTTAACGGAGAAACTGGTGAATTTATCGGAATTGATGGTGGAAATTACGTTTTTTCAATCAATAATGGCGAAAAAATTCTGAAACTAAATCAAAAAACAACAACCGAAACAATAAAATTAGCATACGCTACCACCGTACATAAATTTCAAGGGTCAGAATCAAAAGTAGTTGTTTTTTGTGCGTTTGCTGAAGTGGAATATATGTTAACTAATCGTTTGATTTATACCGCTGTTTCGCGAGCTCAAGAAAAACTTATAATTCTAGGTAGTGAACATCACTATTTAAGTGGCATTCGTAACTCTGATGAACACATCGAGACTATAATGAGTTATTTATTAAACACAAGGCAGGAAAAATGAAATTAATCGTAGGTCTGGGCAACCCAGGAACTTTGTATGAGTTTAATCGACACAATGCGGGTTATTTGGTGGTGGATAAACTTTTGGAAAGATTAAACCTAAAACTTAACAAAGAAAAATTCAACGGGCGATACGTAATTGGCGACGATGTTATTATTGCAAAACCAGAAACATACATGAATAGGTCTGGCTTTTTTGTTCAAAATTTGCTTAATTTTTACAAAATTGATTCAACAAATTTAATGGTTATTTATGACGACAAAGATTTTGAATTGGGGCAAGCAGCAATTAAGATTGGTGGTAGTTCTGCGGGACACAACGGAATCCAAAGCATAGTTGACCAATTAGGTAAAAATGATTTTAAACGTATGCGTATAGGTATTGGTAGAAGTGATGTTATACCATTAAGAGATTATGTTTTGCAAAATTTTAAACAAGAGGAAATTAGTGATTTTGAAACCGTGGCAAACATCGCGTGCGATGCAGCGATTCAGTTTATTTATAACGATATCAACCAAGTAATGGAAAAATTTAATGCTTTACGAAGAAAGAAAAATCCTACTGGGAATTAGCGGTGGTCCTGATTCGATGTATTTGCTCTCTTGAGCTATGTCACAGTATGATTCGTCAAATTTAATTGTTTGTACAGTGAATTATAATGTTCGTAAGGATAGTTTCAAAGATGTTGAAATAGTGCGTAAATTTTGTGAGAAACACAAAATTTCATTTTTTGATAAGCAAATTTTTACGTCCAAAGAAGAGAGATATTACAACACGAATTTTGAAAACCAAGCGCGGGAAGACAGGTTGGATTTTTTTTACGAAATCTATAAAAAATTTAATTGTGAAATGCTCTTACTCGGGCACCATAAGGATGATTTTTTAGAAACAGCATTAATGCAACAAAACGCAAAGAAAAAAAGGTTTTATTACGGCATTAAAGAAAAATCAATTTTGCGTAATATGCTAGTTTATAGACCTTTTCTAAAAATGTATTTTAAAAATGAACTTTTAGAACTGTGTGAAAAAAATCAAATTAATTACGCTACGGACGAGACGAATTTTTTACCAATTACCACCAGAAACAAAATTCGGTTAGAACTAACCAAACTAAGTAACAATCAAAAACAAAAAATTATTGATGAAATAAACGAATTAAACAAAAAAAACCAAATTGTGAATGAAGAAATTTTTAGAATTTTTGCAAAATGAGAAAGTAGCGAGTTTGACCAAGATGAATTTAAAAAATTAGAATACAAAACTGAACTTATTTACATTTTTATCAACACTTATTTTCAAACCATAAAACTTTCAAGCGGAAAAATTAACAATTTAGTTGCTTTTGTACTTTCGAACAACAGGACAAATAGTTTTCTTTTAAAAGATAAAGTTTTTTTACACAAAAAAAGAGGAAAACTACTTAAACCAAAAACAAAATAAATATCACTCTCATCTCGAGAGTGCTAAATTTTTGTTATGTTATATAATTTTTTTATTTATTCTTACATACTAAAGAAGGGAGAAGGATGGAAGGTAAACAAGATCGTAAGTTTAACAAAGCTAAGTTTTGATTTTACTTCATTATTATCGCCATTATTCTTGCTATTGTTATTGCGTTTATTGTGAACAGATATGGAAGTAGCTTGAAAGTGATTTCGGTAACTGATTTCAACACACAATTTGGAAAAGCAATAGCATCAAGCTCAGACACAACTTATTTTCAAGATGTTAAGTTAGATTCGTACATTGGAACAGTAACTTATACATTTGTAGAAAACAATGTTGTAGTTGGAACTTTTCAAGCTAATGTTGGTCGAGAATTTGCTGGACTTTTAGGTTCATCTGAAGCAATCGGAAATTGAAATCTTAATGGGGTTTTGGTAAAAAGTTTGGCAAATTGAAACGAAAGCACCGCTTATTCACAAGTGTTAAATTATGCAATTAGCGGAGCTCAAGAAGCAGTTGCAAAATTCCAATACACACCTTTACCTGTTGCAAGCACTTCATTTTTTGATAGATACATTGCTCCATCAATTCCATTGATTGTGATGATTATTCTTTACATCGCACTTTCAATGTGATTATTGCGAAGAAATTCAAACTTGATGGGTGCTGTTGGTGAAGATAGAAACCCTGCTAAAAAAATCAAAAGCGATAAAACCTTTAAAGATATCGCCGGAAACAAAGAAGCAATTGAAGAAATTCAAGAAATTGTTGATTATTTAAAAAACCCTAAAAAATACCAAGTTGCCGGCGCAAGAATGCCGCACGGAATTTTACTTGGTGGTCCTCCAGGGACTGGTAAAACCTTACTTGCCAAAGCGACAGCTGGTGAAGCAAATGTGCCTTTTTACTTTATTTCAGCATCAAACTTTGTGGAAATGTTTGTTGGTTTAGGCGCTAAAAGAGTTAGAACTGTAGTTGAAGAAGCTCGTAAAAATGCACCAGCAATTATTTTTATTGATGAACTTGATGCTATCGGACGTACACGTGGTGCAGGTTTAGGGGGAGGCCACGATGAACGTGAACAAACCTTAAACCAACTTTTAGTTGAAATGGATGGTATGAAAGAAAACAATGGAATTTTATTCTTTGCTGCCACAAACCGTGCTGATGTTCTAGATCCTGCATTAACTCGTCCAGGCAGATTTGATAGAACTATTACCGTTGGTTTACCTGATGTTAAAGAACGTCAAGAAATTTTAGAATTGCACGCACAAGGCAAGAGACTTGCACCTAACATTGATTTAGGTAAAGTTGCTAAACGTACTCCAGGTTTTTCTGGTGCTCAACTTGAAAACGTAATTAACGAAGCTTCACTTCTTGCAGTTAGAGCATCACACGATTTAATTACTATCGAAGATATTGACGAAGGAATCGACCGTGTGATGAGTGGTCCTGCAAAGAAAAATAGAGTTATTTCTAAAGAAGAACTTACTATGGTTGCTTACCACGAAGCTGGTCACGCTGTAGTTGGACTAAAAGTTCCTGGCGGTAACAAAGTGCAAAAAATCACCATCATCCCTCGTGGACAAGCTGGTGGCCACAACTTGATGACACCTGAAGAAGAAAAATACAACGCTTCACGTAAAGAATTAATTGCGATGATCACCAGTTTCATGGGTGGGCGTGCTGCTGAAACAATTATTTATGGCGAAGAAAATATTTCAACTGGCGCAAGCGATGACATTGCAAAAGCAACCAAAATCGCTCGTAAAATGGTAACAGAATGAGGTATGTCAGCACTTGGACCAATTCAATTTGAAAAAGATGAAGGTTCTCCTTTCCTAGGTCGTGATTATCTTAAATCTGCTGCTTTTTCAAGTCAAATTGGTCACGAAATTGACGTTGAAGTGCGTAAAATTATGTTAGAAGCACTTGAAAATGCGCAAAAAGTAATCAATGAAAATCGTGAGCTTTTAGAATTAATCAAAACTGCACTACTAGAAAAAGAAACCATTGTTGCAGAAGAAATCGAATACATTGCCAAAAATTTAAGTTTACCTCCTAAAAAAGAAATTACACCTGTAGACAACAAAAAATTCACTTTAGATGAATTATTGAATAACTCTACAACACAGCAAGATTCGAAAAATGTTGATGAAAAAGAAGAGTCAACAGAAAATAAAAATACTGCTAATTCACAAGAAAATAACTAAAGAGTTGGTTGATTAAGACTAATGAGCCAGTTCTGTTAAAGAAAAAATCCAAAAACACCTATTTCATAGATATAAACAGCACAAACACCAAATTTTGATGTTTGTGCTTTTTGTTCTATAATTAACTCTAAACGGAAAAGAGTAA includes:
- the tilS gene encoding tRNA lysidine(34) synthetase TilS — its product is MLYEERKILLGISGGPDSMYLLSWAMSQYDSSNLIVCTVNYNVRKDSFKDVEIVRKFCEKHKISFFDKQIFTSKEERYYNTNFENQAREDRLDFFYEIYKKFNCEMLLLGHHKDDFLETALMQQNAKKKRFYYGIKEKSILRNMLVYRPFLKMYFKNELLELCEKNQINYATDETNFLPITTRNKIRLELTKLSNNQKQKIIDEINELNKKNQIVNEEIFRIFAKWESSEFDQDEFKKLEYKTELIYIFINTYFQTIKLSSGKINNLVAFVLSNNRTNSFLLKDKVFLHKKRGKLLKPKTK
- the ftsH gene encoding ATP-dependent zinc metalloprotease FtsH produces the protein MEGKQDRKFNKAKFWFYFIIIAIILAIVIAFIVNRYGSSLKVISVTDFNTQFGKAIASSSDTTYFQDVKLDSYIGTVTYTFVENNVVVGTFQANVGREFAGLLGSSEAIGNWNLNGVLVKSLANWNESTAYSQVLNYAISGAQEAVAKFQYTPLPVASTSFFDRYIAPSIPLIVMIILYIALSMWLLRRNSNLMGAVGEDRNPAKKIKSDKTFKDIAGNKEAIEEIQEIVDYLKNPKKYQVAGARMPHGILLGGPPGTGKTLLAKATAGEANVPFYFISASNFVEMFVGLGAKRVRTVVEEARKNAPAIIFIDELDAIGRTRGAGLGGGHDEREQTLNQLLVEMDGMKENNGILFFAATNRADVLDPALTRPGRFDRTITVGLPDVKERQEILELHAQGKRLAPNIDLGKVAKRTPGFSGAQLENVINEASLLAVRASHDLITIEDIDEGIDRVMSGPAKKNRVISKEELTMVAYHEAGHAVVGLKVPGGNKVQKITIIPRGQAGGHNLMTPEEEKYNASRKELIAMITSFMGGRAAETIIYGEENISTGASDDIAKATKIARKMVTEWGMSALGPIQFEKDEGSPFLGRDYLKSAAFSSQIGHEIDVEVRKIMLEALENAQKVINENRELLELIKTALLEKETIVAEEIEYIAKNLSLPPKKEITPVDNKKFTLDELLNNSTTQQDSKNVDEKEESTENKNTANSQENN
- the pth gene encoding aminoacyl-tRNA hydrolase, producing MKLIVGLGNPGTLYEFNRHNAGYLVVDKLLERLNLKLNKEKFNGRYVIGDDVIIAKPETYMNRSGFFVQNLLNFYKIDSTNLMVIYDDKDFELGQAAIKIGGSSAGHNGIQSIVDQLGKNDFKRMRIGIGRSDVIPLRDYVLQNFKQEEISDFETVANIACDAAIQFIYNDINQVMEKFNALRRKKNPTGN
- a CDS encoding ATP-dependent DNA helicase, encoding MNKEVFEIGNYYDLVLRKNENYDSYVLVQISQPQLTTEMINELVIEKVQGFTKKSLEKIIEKYGEEWYKVAEKHNYFEKDLVIKTPSRKKSLKEFLSTFENETYKFFLRQHLIIYYENLKEFFKKSDFLLELTQLNVYKFYFELGWHFYDVHRFALALYKPDENIIQRTWMTKSLILKYFEEQYTSNSTFFKYEPYKIFQKIKREWPGARVEYVTDILDVMLETKELIYFDALDRICTAEMYKKNLYILQKVFLLKSNKTLPLIYNKKSSIKWSEKQQKAYLEALQSGFYIISGFPGTGKSYLIEHIYKSFIESNVYKKDSVAILAPTGKATANIRTKTKVTAQTIHSYFKIDHEFAKNFDSIPESDKTRVLIIDEFSMVNVDLFYTILLKCPNLERLILVGDSNQLPCIGPGNLLEEFMEAKDIDKIYLTEIFRTEFKDISDNFVAVQGKNYPIMQSEHIFFHETNLATFYENFPLMYEKLREIYEIDDIAILIPTNEIINQTNKIIQQYRLEKHETQDIGIAKIHKNEKLYIGDKIICVINKPSENIVNGETGEFIGIDGGNYVFSINNGEKILKLNQKTTTETIKLAYATTVHKFQGSESKVVVFCAFAEVEYMLTNRLIYTAVSRAQEKLIILGSEHHYLSGIRNSDEHIETIMSYLLNTRQEKWN